A genomic stretch from Candidatus Amarolinea dominans includes:
- a CDS encoding PQQ-dependent sugar dehydrogenase, with protein sequence MFYPIYDAIHPLTRRQQRFTSRLVVLPLLVFGISLTLTACGGAQTPAPTDTPAPVATAQLLPTATVMVAATVAPTVVATADVATPLPPATPAAPPAATATTNPLPMIAGRLNDLTLGLQTLITGLDEPVFITHAGDGSGRLFIVEKRGVIRIWQGNQLLEPPFLDIVSRVGSNSSEQGLLGLAFAPDFASSRLIFVNYTNRQGDTIVERYGVTDDPNRADPASAFRILRIDQPAPNHNGGMVAFGPDGNLWIGAGDGGGANDVFKNGQNPRALLGKMLRLDVMSDLSKPYVTPADNPWVNQTWNGQRMAPEIWALGLRNPWRFSFDRATGDLWIGDVGQDAYEEIDRVAAEQKGYPNGGLNFGWPIMEGLHCFESGSGCNRQGLVLPVAEHDHSAGNCSITGGYVYRGAAIPALDAVYFYGDYCSGSVWALVGASDRMQPPVSVFATDLNISSFGEDETGELYVADLGRGTVYQLVKP encoded by the coding sequence ATGTTCTACCCAATTTACGATGCTATCCACCCCCTGACCCGGCGACAGCAGCGCTTCACGTCGCGCCTCGTGGTCCTGCCCTTGTTGGTTTTTGGCATCAGCCTGACGTTGACGGCCTGCGGCGGCGCTCAGACGCCTGCGCCCACAGATACGCCCGCACCTGTGGCAACGGCACAGCTACTCCCGACCGCGACGGTCATGGTTGCAGCCACGGTTGCGCCCACTGTCGTTGCCACAGCCGACGTTGCGACGCCGCTGCCGCCGGCCACCCCTGCTGCGCCGCCGGCTGCTACCGCGACAACCAATCCCCTACCCATGATTGCGGGGCGCCTCAACGACCTGACGCTGGGCCTGCAAACGCTGATCACAGGGCTGGACGAGCCGGTCTTCATCACGCACGCCGGGGATGGCAGCGGCCGCCTGTTCATCGTGGAGAAGCGCGGCGTCATTCGCATCTGGCAGGGAAACCAACTGCTGGAACCGCCTTTCCTTGACATTGTGAGCCGTGTGGGGAGCAATTCCAGTGAGCAGGGCCTGCTGGGCCTGGCCTTCGCGCCCGATTTTGCCAGCAGCCGCCTCATCTTCGTCAACTACACCAACCGTCAGGGCGACACGATCGTCGAACGCTATGGCGTCACCGATGACCCCAACCGCGCCGACCCGGCCAGCGCATTTCGCATTCTGCGCATTGATCAGCCGGCGCCCAATCACAACGGCGGCATGGTTGCGTTTGGGCCTGATGGCAACCTGTGGATCGGCGCCGGCGACGGCGGCGGGGCCAATGATGTTTTCAAGAACGGACAAAACCCCCGCGCGCTGCTGGGCAAAATGCTGCGCCTGGATGTGATGAGCGATCTGAGCAAGCCCTACGTGACGCCGGCCGACAATCCGTGGGTCAACCAAACCTGGAACGGGCAGCGCATGGCGCCCGAAATTTGGGCGCTGGGCCTGCGCAATCCGTGGCGCTTCAGTTTCGACCGGGCCACGGGCGACTTGTGGATCGGCGATGTGGGTCAGGACGCTTACGAGGAGATTGATCGGGTTGCGGCCGAGCAGAAGGGCTATCCCAACGGTGGGCTGAACTTCGGCTGGCCCATCATGGAGGGCCTGCACTGTTTCGAATCGGGATCGGGGTGCAACCGGCAAGGATTGGTGCTGCCGGTCGCCGAGCATGACCACAGCGCCGGCAACTGCTCCATCACCGGCGGTTACGTCTATCGAGGGGCTGCCATCCCTGCCCTGGACGCCGTCTACTTCTACGGTGATTATTGCAGCGGCAGCGTCTGGGCGCTTGTCGGCGCCAGCGATCGCATGCAGCCTCCGGTCAGTGTCTTTGCCACCGATCTCAACATCAGCTCGTTTGGCGAAGACGAAACCGGTGAACTGTATGTGGCGGACTTGGGCAGAGGCACGGTTTACCAGCTCGTCAAGCCGTGA
- a CDS encoding (Fe-S)-binding protein — translation MTSCDLFVTCLIDLFYPDTGEAVVVVLEKQGCTVDFRPAQECCGRFALEAGYTDDAAQQARQFCAVFADAGLIVVPSPACAAMIQLEYPHLLPDDPRAAALAARTWELSQFLVDYLHVSDPVVSYAGKIAYQPACHLLHDLHGAAQAPALLSAVQGATLAPWREADECCGFGGPFALNLPEVSASILDSHVQHLEASGADVVVTCDPGCLLHLNGGLDRQGCRVRAVHLADLLAGQVTPAPAPAAAKVVKPKLRPRPW, via the coding sequence GTGACATCGTGTGATTTATTCGTCACCTGTTTGATTGACCTGTTCTACCCGGACACCGGCGAGGCCGTGGTGGTCGTGTTGGAAAAACAGGGCTGCACGGTTGACTTTCGGCCGGCGCAGGAATGTTGTGGCCGTTTTGCCCTGGAGGCCGGCTATACCGATGACGCCGCCCAACAGGCGCGCCAGTTCTGCGCTGTGTTCGCCGACGCCGGGCTGATCGTTGTGCCCTCGCCCGCGTGCGCCGCCATGATCCAGCTCGAATATCCCCATCTGCTGCCGGACGACCCACGGGCCGCCGCGCTGGCCGCCCGCACGTGGGAACTGAGCCAGTTTCTGGTGGATTACCTGCACGTCAGCGATCCGGTCGTGTCCTACGCCGGCAAGATCGCCTATCAGCCGGCCTGCCACCTCCTGCACGATCTGCACGGCGCGGCGCAGGCGCCGGCGCTGCTCAGCGCAGTGCAGGGCGCGACCCTGGCGCCCTGGCGTGAAGCCGACGAGTGCTGTGGCTTTGGCGGTCCCTTTGCGCTCAATCTGCCGGAAGTATCGGCTTCCATTCTTGACAGCCATGTGCAGCACCTTGAGGCCAGCGGCGCGGATGTGGTGGTCACCTGTGACCCCGGCTGCCTGCTGCACCTGAACGGTGGACTGGACCGCCAGGGCTGCCGGGTGCGGGCCGTTCACCTGGCCGATCTGCTGGCTGGCCAAGTCACACCTGCGCCTGCGCCCGCAGCGGCGAAGGTGGTCAAACCCAAGCTGCGCCCGCGCCCCTGGTAG
- a CDS encoding DUF2085 domain-containing protein — protein sequence MTVTPTSWQPPDPSPPDTRRDWLLLALALIAIIGITLLAPGGLLDKADKVGYAVCHRITIRSFLIGERQMPLCARCTGQYLGAVAGLLYLLLRGRARASELPSPSVLTVLLLFLGIWAFDGVNSYLTLFPGMPHLYEPHNILRVSTGLLQGFAVVSLVWPVFNLTAWAQPDPQRSLDHVGELASLVGIGALLVLALQSEVEAILLPLAIVSSLGTVLMLTLVLTVMVLLVLRRANRATRWRHLLMPLAAGLATSLTLIALIDSARASLTRALGLPF from the coding sequence ATGACCGTCACGCCTACTTCCTGGCAGCCTCCCGACCCGTCGCCTCCTGACACGCGCCGCGACTGGCTGCTGCTCGCTCTGGCTTTGATCGCAATCATCGGCATCACTCTGTTGGCGCCGGGCGGTCTGCTCGACAAGGCCGACAAGGTGGGTTATGCCGTCTGCCACCGCATCACCATACGCTCTTTTCTGATCGGTGAGCGACAGATGCCGCTGTGTGCGCGCTGTACCGGGCAATACCTGGGCGCGGTTGCCGGCCTGCTCTACCTGCTCCTGCGGGGACGGGCACGAGCCAGTGAGCTCCCGTCACCGTCCGTGCTGACGGTGCTCTTGCTCTTCCTGGGCATCTGGGCCTTCGATGGCGTCAACTCCTACCTGACGCTCTTTCCGGGCATGCCCCACCTGTACGAGCCGCACAACATCCTGCGCGTCAGCACTGGGCTGCTGCAGGGCTTCGCGGTGGTCAGCCTGGTGTGGCCGGTGTTCAACCTGACCGCCTGGGCGCAGCCGGACCCGCAGCGGTCGCTCGACCATGTGGGTGAGCTGGCCTCACTGGTGGGCATCGGCGCGCTGCTGGTGCTGGCGCTGCAGAGCGAGGTGGAAGCCATCCTGCTGCCGTTAGCGATCGTCAGTTCCCTGGGCACCGTGCTGATGTTGACCCTGGTGTTGACGGTGATGGTGCTGCTGGTTCTGCGCCGCGCCAATCGCGCCACCCGTTGGCGTCACCTGCTCATGCCGCTGGCGGCTGGCCTGGCCACCAGCCTGACCCTCATCGCCCTCATTGACAGCGCCCGCGCCAGCCTGACCCGTGCGCTTGGACTGCCCTTTTAG
- a CDS encoding cytochrome B5, with translation MTLNAGHESELQFSAMELRRFDGQAGRPAYIAYDGVVYDVTHSTLWRDGMHRNLHYAGLDLTRSLRKAPHDASVFARLRRVGLLQPEF, from the coding sequence ATGACCCTGAACGCCGGGCATGAGAGCGAACTGCAGTTCAGCGCGATGGAATTGCGTCGCTTCGACGGGCAAGCAGGACGGCCAGCGTACATCGCCTACGACGGAGTGGTCTATGATGTAACCCACTCGACCCTCTGGCGCGACGGCATGCACAGAAACCTGCACTACGCCGGTCTTGATCTCACCCGTTCGCTGCGCAAAGCGCCGCACGATGCGTCCGTTTTTGCGCGGCTGCGCCGAGTGGGTCTCCTGCAACCGGAATTCTGA
- the miaB gene encoding tRNA (N6-isopentenyl adenosine(37)-C2)-methylthiotransferase MiaB has product MSKTYHIHTFGCQMNVADSGHVAAELDRLGYVPTDQEESADVLVINTCVVRNSAEEKAVGKLWAWKPLKKKRPDTTIALMGCLVGVKPAPELLKRFPHVDVLLSPSDPQPLVDHLRNQWLAEELAAIEAGQLARRYHVQDEDGTTAVATTHWQSVKHISAHGQAPIAAHVPIVYGCSHACTFCIIPFRRGIERSRPIHEIVDEVRGLVAQGVREVTLLGQIVDRYGYDNRPLSTPSPDLADLLYAVHEVEGLQRIRFLTSHPNYMSDRILEAVRDLPKVMEHIEVPCQAGNDEVLASMKRGYAVADYRALIQRIRERIPHVAIHTDVIVGFAGESEAQFQDTYDLLAELELDKAHLARYSPRPGTVSARRMVDDVPDEEKHRRLHALEDLQERIQGEKNRRLLGETVEVLVEDQHKGKWRGRSRQNKLVFFEDAGDWRGKLATVRITWASAYSMQGVLAAADSWAPIILAPVPLFA; this is encoded by the coding sequence ATGTCCAAAACGTATCATATCCACACATTCGGCTGTCAGATGAATGTGGCCGATAGCGGTCACGTGGCCGCCGAGCTTGACCGCCTGGGCTACGTGCCTACGGACCAGGAGGAGAGCGCCGATGTGCTCGTCATCAACACCTGTGTCGTGCGCAACAGCGCCGAGGAGAAGGCAGTCGGCAAGCTGTGGGCCTGGAAGCCGCTGAAGAAGAAGCGCCCGGATACCACCATCGCCCTAATGGGGTGCCTGGTCGGCGTCAAGCCCGCGCCCGAACTGCTCAAACGTTTTCCCCATGTGGATGTCCTGCTGTCGCCCTCTGATCCACAGCCGTTGGTGGATCATCTGCGCAATCAATGGCTGGCCGAGGAGCTGGCCGCCATCGAAGCCGGGCAACTGGCCCGCCGCTACCACGTGCAGGATGAAGATGGGACCACAGCCGTGGCGACCACGCATTGGCAGAGTGTCAAGCACATTTCTGCGCACGGCCAGGCGCCCATTGCGGCCCATGTCCCCATCGTCTACGGCTGCTCGCACGCCTGCACCTTCTGCATCATCCCCTTCCGCCGCGGGATCGAGCGCAGCCGTCCCATTCACGAAATCGTGGACGAGGTACGCGGCCTGGTCGCCCAGGGTGTGCGTGAAGTCACGCTGCTCGGTCAGATTGTGGACCGCTACGGCTACGACAACCGTCCGCTCTCCACACCCTCTCCCGACCTGGCCGATCTGCTCTATGCGGTACACGAGGTTGAGGGCTTGCAGCGCATCCGTTTTCTCACCAGCCATCCGAATTACATGAGCGACCGTATTCTCGAAGCGGTACGCGATCTGCCGAAGGTCATGGAGCACATCGAGGTGCCGTGTCAAGCCGGCAATGATGAGGTGTTGGCGAGCATGAAGCGCGGCTATGCGGTGGCTGACTATCGGGCGTTGATCCAGCGTATCCGGGAGCGCATCCCGCATGTGGCGATTCACACCGATGTCATCGTGGGCTTTGCAGGCGAGAGCGAGGCGCAGTTCCAGGACACTTACGACCTGCTGGCGGAGTTGGAACTGGACAAGGCGCACCTGGCGCGCTATTCTCCGCGTCCCGGCACCGTTAGCGCGCGGCGCATGGTGGATGATGTGCCTGACGAGGAAAAACATCGGCGCCTGCACGCGTTGGAGGACCTGCAGGAGCGCATCCAGGGCGAGAAGAACCGGCGACTGCTCGGTGAAACGGTGGAGGTGCTGGTGGAGGATCAGCACAAGGGCAAATGGCGCGGGCGCTCACGCCAGAACAAACTGGTCTTCTTCGAGGATGCCGGCGACTGGCGCGGCAAGCTGGCGACGGTGCGCATCACCTGGGCCAGCGCCTACTCGATGCAGGGCGTCCTGGCCGCGGCCGACTCCTGGGCGCCGATCATCCTGGCGCCTGTGCCCTTGTTCGCCTGA
- a CDS encoding triose-phosphate isomerase — protein sequence MRKPIVAGNWKMNKTVAEAVALVNSLRPLLDEIPAVTSVVCPPFTALASVKQALNGSRVGLGAQNLYWEEKGAFTGEVAPNMVAELCQYVILGHSERRQYFDETDASVNRKIKAALAHGLIPIVCVGENLEQYEAGATDAVVRGQVNGALAGLSAEQVAGLVIAYEPIWAIGTGRAATGAAANQIISISVRGPVADLFGETVAQALRVQYGGSTNAKNMAEYMQQPDIDGALVGGASLKAEDFIEMIRITANVRG from the coding sequence ATGCGTAAACCGATTGTTGCGGGCAATTGGAAGATGAACAAGACGGTGGCGGAGGCGGTGGCCTTAGTCAACAGCCTGCGCCCCCTGCTCGATGAGATCCCGGCCGTCACCAGCGTGGTCTGCCCGCCCTTCACGGCGCTGGCGTCGGTCAAACAGGCGCTGAACGGCTCACGGGTGGGCCTGGGCGCACAGAATCTTTACTGGGAAGAGAAGGGCGCGTTCACCGGTGAGGTGGCGCCCAACATGGTGGCCGAACTGTGCCAATATGTCATCCTGGGACATTCGGAGCGGCGCCAGTACTTTGATGAAACGGACGCCAGCGTCAACCGCAAGATCAAGGCAGCGCTGGCGCACGGCCTGATTCCGATCGTCTGCGTGGGCGAGAACCTGGAGCAGTACGAGGCCGGCGCTACCGACGCCGTAGTGCGCGGCCAGGTCAACGGCGCGCTGGCCGGGCTGAGCGCTGAGCAGGTGGCCGGCCTGGTCATTGCCTACGAACCGATCTGGGCCATTGGCACCGGCAGGGCTGCCACCGGCGCCGCGGCCAATCAGATCATCAGCATCAGCGTGCGCGGCCCGGTGGCCGATCTGTTTGGTGAGACGGTGGCGCAGGCGCTGCGCGTGCAGTATGGCGGCAGCACCAATGCTAAGAACATGGCGGAGTACATGCAGCAGCCCGATATTGACGGCGCGCTGGTGGGCGGCGCCAGCCTCAAGGCGGAGGATTTCATCGAAATGATCCGCATCACTGCCAACGTGCGCGGCTAA
- a CDS encoding amidohydrolase has translation MLAQLIAWRRDFHQHPELGFQETRTSSIVAGHLNDLGIEVQQGVGRTGVVGIVDGAGDGPTVLLRFDMDALPIQEISDAPYRSQHAGVMHACGHDGHTAIGLGVATLLSRQRQRLFGRVKLIFQPAEEGLGGAMAMIQDGVLQQPAPDYAFGLHLWNQLAFGQVAIQAGPLLAAADEFSLTIIGRGSHGAMPHEGIDAVVVAAQVVMALQTIVSRLVDPTETAVLTIGTIHGGQAFNVLAGDVTMTGTVRTFDANIRQQVWQGIETLVHGICQAYGATFALQQAGCAAPATVNDPRATATMRQAAQALADATQVTPIKPLMIAEDMSEFLQRVPGCFALLGAGPHPHPHHNAGFDFDERALPVGVALLCETAALVLSQPVSPG, from the coding sequence ATGCTTGCCCAGTTGATCGCCTGGCGACGCGACTTTCATCAGCACCCCGAGCTTGGTTTCCAAGAAACGCGCACCAGCAGCATTGTGGCCGGCCATCTAAACGACCTGGGCATCGAAGTACAGCAGGGCGTCGGGCGCACCGGCGTGGTCGGCATCGTAGATGGCGCAGGCGACGGACCGACGGTGCTGCTGCGTTTCGACATGGATGCCTTGCCGATTCAGGAGATCAGCGACGCGCCCTACCGCTCGCAGCACGCGGGTGTCATGCATGCGTGCGGGCATGACGGCCACACTGCCATCGGCCTGGGCGTGGCGACGCTGCTCAGCCGGCAACGCCAGCGCCTGTTTGGCCGTGTCAAGCTGATTTTTCAGCCGGCCGAAGAAGGCCTGGGCGGCGCCATGGCCATGATCCAGGACGGGGTCTTGCAGCAGCCGGCGCCAGACTATGCGTTCGGCCTGCATCTGTGGAACCAGTTGGCCTTTGGACAGGTTGCGATTCAGGCCGGCCCTCTGCTGGCCGCGGCTGACGAATTCAGCCTGACGATCATCGGCCGCGGCAGTCATGGCGCGATGCCCCACGAGGGCATTGATGCCGTCGTGGTGGCGGCGCAGGTGGTGATGGCCCTGCAGACCATCGTCAGCCGCCTGGTTGATCCCACGGAGACCGCGGTGCTGACCATCGGCACCATTCACGGCGGCCAGGCATTCAACGTGCTGGCCGGTGACGTCACGATGACCGGCACCGTCAGAACCTTCGATGCCAACATTCGGCAGCAGGTGTGGCAGGGCATCGAAACGCTCGTGCATGGCATTTGCCAGGCCTATGGCGCCACCTTTGCGCTGCAGCAGGCGGGCTGCGCCGCGCCGGCAACGGTCAACGATCCCCGCGCAACCGCAACCATGCGGCAAGCCGCGCAGGCGCTGGCAGACGCAACCCAGGTCACGCCGATCAAGCCCCTGATGATTGCCGAAGACATGAGTGAGTTTCTGCAGCGCGTGCCGGGCTGCTTTGCCCTGTTGGGCGCCGGCCCCCACCCGCATCCGCATCATAATGCGGGCTTCGACTTCGACGAACGGGCATTGCCCGTGGGTGTGGCCTTACTGTGCGAGACGGCCGCGCTTGTGCTGAGCCAACCAGTCAGCCCTGGTTGA
- a CDS encoding YIP1 family protein, protein MIQGVNFSEMISQSIKVLTQPRTETFEEFEKHGGQREALTYVGVAAGLAGVVAFIVGIFSGPLVAIIALLGALIAPLLSFFVFAFVINWMGKQQGGTGTQDEVFYTCSLYTAPILAVTGIVGNIPVLGCLFAPVSLVLGLYQLYLGYLATRASMNLDQNKAIITVIVAIVAQWIVFAVIGVIVAAIAISMGVASGAISAQ, encoded by the coding sequence ATGATTCAGGGTGTCAACTTCAGTGAGATGATCAGTCAGAGCATCAAAGTGCTCACGCAGCCCCGTACTGAGACCTTCGAGGAGTTCGAGAAGCATGGCGGTCAGCGTGAGGCGTTGACCTACGTTGGCGTCGCGGCCGGCCTGGCCGGCGTCGTCGCTTTCATCGTTGGTATCTTCAGTGGTCCACTGGTCGCCATTATCGCCCTCTTGGGCGCGCTGATTGCGCCGCTCTTGAGCTTCTTCGTCTTTGCCTTTGTGATCAACTGGATGGGTAAGCAGCAGGGCGGCACCGGCACCCAGGACGAGGTGTTCTACACCTGCTCCCTCTACACCGCGCCCATTTTGGCTGTCACCGGCATTGTGGGTAACATCCCGGTCCTCGGCTGCCTCTTTGCCCCTGTCAGCCTGGTGCTGGGGCTCTATCAGCTCTATCTGGGTTATCTGGCCACGCGCGCCAGCATGAACCTGGACCAGAACAAGGCCATCATCACCGTCATTGTGGCCATCGTGGCCCAGTGGATCGTCTTCGCCGTCATCGGCGTAATTGTTGCGGCCATCGCCATCAGCATGGGCGTGGCCTCAGGCGCCATTTCAGCACAATAA
- a CDS encoding cupin domain-containing protein produces MSNFIKPLGHAASRAEKPFKHTFFQSPRLLVGLNCLDAGQRQGLHEHVHQDKFYLVLEGQGAFTIGERTVVCGPGELILAPAGILHAVTNDGPARLSFITALAPAT; encoded by the coding sequence ATGTCAAACTTCATCAAACCATTAGGTCACGCTGCCAGCCGGGCAGAGAAACCGTTCAAGCACACGTTTTTCCAAAGCCCGCGCCTGCTGGTTGGCCTGAACTGCCTCGATGCCGGCCAGCGCCAGGGCCTGCACGAGCATGTGCATCAGGATAAGTTTTACCTGGTGCTCGAAGGCCAGGGCGCGTTCACCATCGGCGAGAGGACGGTCGTCTGCGGCCCAGGCGAGTTGATCCTGGCGCCGGCCGGGATTTTGCACGCGGTGACCAACGACGGCCCGGCGCGGCTCTCGTTCATCACCGCGCTCGCACCGGCGACATGA
- a CDS encoding DUF4013 domain-containing protein: protein MDIQKSLTFQIEDENWTNKVLVGAVISAVPILSLAATGYGLDVVKNVVADEARPLPSWDNLGNQFVRGLVYVVGVLIYFLPLFIIGCLFAVVGGGLGAAMGDSQSAQDSFGALLGGGGILFVCLTLFYSLAVLVILPAATVRFALTNQLSEMFKFKELFADIRRNVSGYLTAILVVVVVGIVLGIVVSVVSGILALIPICGWIAAWIISAAASFYVQLVASHMWGQFHRDARAAGTVTL, encoded by the coding sequence TTGGACATTCAGAAATCGCTTACTTTCCAGATCGAAGATGAAAACTGGACCAACAAGGTGCTCGTTGGTGCGGTTATCAGCGCCGTTCCCATTCTGAGCCTCGCAGCTACCGGCTATGGGCTGGACGTGGTCAAGAATGTGGTCGCGGATGAGGCACGGCCCTTGCCCAGCTGGGACAACCTCGGTAACCAGTTTGTGCGCGGCTTGGTCTACGTGGTCGGCGTCTTGATCTACTTCTTGCCTTTGTTCATCATCGGCTGTCTGTTTGCGGTCGTGGGCGGCGGTCTGGGCGCGGCCATGGGTGATTCGCAATCAGCGCAGGATTCGTTCGGCGCATTGCTGGGCGGCGGCGGCATCTTGTTCGTCTGCCTGACTCTGTTCTACTCGCTGGCCGTGCTCGTCATCCTGCCGGCAGCGACGGTACGCTTTGCTCTCACCAACCAGTTGAGCGAGATGTTCAAGTTCAAGGAACTGTTCGCTGACATCCGGCGCAACGTTTCTGGCTACTTGACCGCCATCCTGGTAGTCGTCGTGGTTGGGATCGTGTTGGGGATCGTCGTCTCCGTGGTGAGTGGCATCCTGGCTCTGATCCCGATCTGTGGGTGGATCGCCGCCTGGATTATCAGCGCCGCGGCCAGCTTCTACGTGCAACTGGTCGCCAGCCATATGTGGGGTCAGTTCCACCGCGACGCCCGCGCGGCCGGTACGGTCACGCTGTAA
- a CDS encoding Uma2 family endonuclease — MAADKTVYPERDGKPMAETDLHREIMFWIIHLLQRFFAGQRVYVSGNLLIYYEQGNPRKSVAPDCFVVWGVEARLRPIYKLWEEGQAPQVVFEVTSKSTRREDMKDKMRLYAQLGVEEYYLYDPTSDYLKPPLVAFQRVGDSFAPMQPDNGKMRLGDLTFVPGEGESPEYVSPLLGLRLALDEENRLQFYSVESGERLLSDFEIGQQAKAAARLADLRTAEVEARKRAAEQRTAEVEAENLRLRAELARLRGELA; from the coding sequence ATGGCCGCGGACAAGACAGTCTACCCAGAACGTGATGGCAAACCGATGGCCGAAACTGACCTGCACCGCGAGATTATGTTCTGGATCATTCATCTGCTGCAGCGTTTCTTCGCGGGGCAGCGGGTTTACGTCAGCGGCAACTTGCTCATCTATTACGAGCAGGGCAATCCGCGCAAATCGGTCGCGCCGGACTGCTTCGTGGTGTGGGGGGTGGAAGCGCGGCTGCGGCCCATCTACAAGTTGTGGGAAGAAGGCCAGGCGCCGCAGGTGGTTTTCGAGGTGACGTCCAAGTCCACGCGGCGCGAGGACATGAAGGACAAGATGCGTCTGTACGCGCAGTTGGGGGTGGAGGAGTATTATCTCTACGATCCAACGAGCGACTATCTGAAACCACCGCTGGTTGCATTTCAACGCGTGGGCGACAGTTTCGCGCCGATGCAGCCGGACAATGGCAAGATGCGGCTGGGCGACCTGACCTTTGTGCCCGGCGAGGGCGAGTCGCCGGAGTACGTCAGCCCCCTCTTGGGGCTGCGCCTGGCGCTGGATGAGGAAAATCGTTTGCAGTTCTATTCGGTGGAAAGCGGCGAGCGGCTGCTGAGCGATTTCGAGATCGGTCAGCAGGCGAAAGCTGCGGCGCGGCTGGCTGATCTGCGGACGGCCGAGGTCGAGGCCAGAAAGCGCGCGGCCGAACAGCGGACGGCCGAGGTCGAGGCCGAGAACCTCAGGCTGCGCGCGGAGTTGGCGCGGCTGCGCGGCGAGTTGGCATAA
- a CDS encoding phosphoglycerate kinase — MDKKTIRDIEVSGKRVLVRVDFNVPIKDGAVNDDTRMRAALPTLTYLLDHGAALVLMSHLGRPKGGPDPKYTMQPLVGHLSELLGRPVQFADDCVGPTAEAAALALKPGAVLLLENTRFHPTEEKNDLELARQMARLGDIFVNDAFGSAHRAHSSTEGVARFLPAVAGFLMEKELAFLGKALDKPQRPFVAILGGAKISDKIGVIEALLTKVDALLIGGGMANTFLKAQGFDLADSLVEEGSVEMARGLIARAGSKLLLLPVDVVIGDKFDPAAASQTMPVANIPAGWRVLDIGPASVALFKNALLPAKTVVWNGPMGVFEFPRFAVGTFAIAEVLAGLSAITIIGGGDSAAAVEQAGLADKMTHISTGGGASLEFLEGKQLPGVEALLDL, encoded by the coding sequence ATGGACAAAAAGACGATTCGTGATATCGAGGTGAGCGGCAAACGCGTGCTGGTGCGGGTTGATTTCAACGTGCCCATCAAAGATGGCGCGGTCAATGATGATACCCGCATGCGGGCCGCGTTACCCACGCTGACTTACCTGCTCGACCACGGCGCAGCGCTGGTGCTCATGTCGCACCTGGGGCGCCCCAAGGGCGGCCCTGATCCCAAGTACACCATGCAGCCGCTGGTTGGACACTTGAGCGAACTGTTGGGCCGGCCGGTGCAGTTTGCCGATGATTGCGTCGGCCCCACCGCGGAGGCCGCCGCGCTTGCACTCAAGCCGGGCGCGGTGCTCCTGCTCGAAAACACCCGTTTCCATCCGACCGAAGAGAAGAACGATTTGGAACTGGCCCGGCAGATGGCCCGGCTGGGCGACATCTTCGTCAACGATGCCTTTGGCTCGGCCCATCGCGCCCATTCATCCACCGAAGGGGTGGCGCGTTTCTTGCCCGCGGTGGCCGGTTTTCTGATGGAAAAGGAACTGGCTTTCCTGGGCAAGGCGTTGGACAAGCCGCAGCGGCCGTTCGTGGCCATCCTGGGCGGGGCCAAGATCTCGGATAAAATCGGCGTCATCGAGGCGCTGCTGACCAAAGTGGACGCGCTGCTGATCGGCGGCGGTATGGCCAACACCTTCCTCAAGGCGCAGGGCTTCGATCTGGCCGATTCCCTGGTGGAAGAGGGCAGCGTGGAAATGGCGCGCGGCCTGATCGCACGCGCCGGCAGCAAGCTGCTGCTGCTGCCTGTGGATGTCGTCATCGGCGACAAATTCGATCCCGCCGCTGCCAGCCAGACTATGCCCGTCGCCAACATTCCGGCCGGCTGGCGTGTGCTGGACATCGGCCCGGCCAGCGTGGCGCTTTTCAAGAACGCCCTGCTGCCGGCCAAGACGGTGGTGTGGAACGGCCCCATGGGCGTTTTCGAGTTTCCACGCTTTGCGGTTGGCACCTTTGCCATCGCCGAGGTGCTGGCCGGCCTCAGCGCAATCACGATCATCGGCGGCGGCGATTCGGCCGCGGCGGTCGAGCAGGCGGGGCTGGCCGACAAGATGACCCACATCTCCACTGGCGGCGGCGCCAGCCTGGAATTCCTGGAAGGCAAGCAACTGCCCGGCGTGGAAGCGCTGTTGGACCTTTAG